In the Ictalurus punctatus breed USDA103 chromosome 7, Coco_2.0, whole genome shotgun sequence genome, one interval contains:
- the LOC128632987 gene encoding uncharacterized protein LOC128632987 produces MIVLSLPKPVVSINPDEQVYRGETVTLRCDLQDEEDSDWIYSWNKDGSGVSSEQEYRISSAETSHAGKYTCRGRERGGSHSSHTSDAVTLTVSGSTYNTVIVFVSVGLSLAFLFIILLLILLWWHKSNKGKDRDIQQNSNQTPGQNPSQSGAEDSQSGHAPLQTDEHIYDTVENASKSEAAAELSGAVYAQVMKKKESHKNKDDDAGPSDVIYTELEIKPQKKAKKNQVKASVEYETIYSQLKQNT; encoded by the exons ATGATAGTACTGT CGCTCCCAAAACCTGTGGTGTCCATAAATCCTGATGAACAGGTGTACAGAGGAGAGACTGTCACTCTCAGATGTGACCTACAGGATGAAGAGGACTCTGACTGGATCTACAGCTGGAATAAAGATGGTTCTGGTGTCAGTAGTGAACAGGAGTACAGAATCAGTAGTGCTGAAACATCTCATGCAGGTAAATACACCtgtagaggaagagagagaggaggctcacactcctcacacaccagtgatgctgttacactgactgtatcag GTTCAACATACAATACTGTTATAGTATTTGTGTCTGTGGGACTGAGTTTGGCCTTTCTGTTCATCATCCTTTTACTGATCCTGCTTTGGTGGCACAAATCCAACAAAG GAAAGGACAGAGACATACAGCAGAACAGCAATCAGACACCAGGCCAGAACCCGAGTCAGTCAGGAGCTGAGGATTCTCAGTCAGGACACGCTCCACTTCAGACCG ATGAGCACATTTATGACACTGTGGAGAACGCAAGTAAAA GTGAAGCTGCAGCTGAACTCAGTGGGGCCGTTTATGCACAGGTCATGAAGAAAAAGGAGTCACACAAGAATAAAG ATGATGATGCTGGACCCAGTGATGTGATTTACACTGAGCTTGAAATCAAGCCAcagaaaaaagcaaagaaaaatcaGG TGAAGGCCAGTGTAGAGTATGAAACTATTTATTCACAGCTGAAGCAGAACACATAG